AGAGGTAAGAAGATAGATATATAGCTGTCTCAAGTGATTAAtgcaaaatgtaggtaatttaaattatcgtttggCCTGTTTATGAAAGCGGGACATTTTTGCCCTCGCGGGGGACAGCGGGACGGACAGCTTGAAAGCGGGACTGTCCCGCCGAAAGCGGGACGTATGGTCACCGTAGTTATGGCAAGCACGTTTCACAGTTTTTATAGGGTTAGCGGCTACTAGGTTCCCACCtaaatttaatagaataagTGAGCAGCCAACGACATTATTTAAGGTTAGGTTAGGAAATCCCACACATAAATTGCTATAGTTACTGCCATAGTTGGTATCTACTCCGGACTAGTCCGGACTCGCAGTGCCGGAGTGAAATCTCTCTATTACAGAATTTGTGGCATCGTATAATATGAGATTCGAATCTCTTTGTATATTCCGCGCGGAAAACTGAGTTGGTGTCGCGGAACCTGAAAACCTAAAAGTTCAAAACATTTTTCCAGTTCCACCTCTGAATACTATATTTTACAACTGTAGATCTACAAAACGCAttgaaaaaaaacctaaattGACCTACCTACGAGTATTATTTGACATCATTTTGGAGATGTTCATTCGTAAGGATATTTTATGTATCTCGTTACAAGATTTCCTATTGATACTTTATTAATAgcaataacattttatttaaccacaaaaatatgtaaaaacaCCAATTGCCATGACCAAATAAACTAACACATAGATCCTCATGTGTAAATCAGTGGTTATCGGGACACGTTTGTCacttaattagttttatgGCCGTGTTTGTTTTTGCAGACTAAACTCGCAAGAAGTGGTCTAGACTTTATTTGTCGCAAAACAAAACCAACCCTGTAGAACAACAACAattaaacttagttttattaattttattcagctGGTacaagttttaattaaatttaaaattgcctaaaGAGCTCGCAATCTCGAATGGGATTGACATGTTTTTTTCTCGCTAATGAAAAACGTCGTACAATTTTCTGCGAATTACTATAGTAATTCTGTAAAGGACGGAAAGGGAAAATTCCTCGATGTTTCCGTTAGAAATAATGTTCTTAGCTCACAGACGAAAATTTGGTCGGATTTGCTCAACATGTTATTCGTTATTTTCTAACGATTACGAAACGTTCCATTACCTTTTTTCACGTTATTAGATCGATTAGGTCGTTGGCGGGCTCACTTTTTGTAACGGCTTGTAAGTTTAGCAGCGTCACCCTAatgttatatgtataaaaaccaTATTAGATGAAATTCGCCGCACAGATTGCCACACATActcaatacctacttataaaaattatcttagtaattataacttaatattttttacaacaaCCGAATCATAAGATGAAATGTTAGTGCCAAAAATACGAGCATAATGGAACTTTGCAGCCCTCTTAAGGTCACAGCACACATAAACGTAACGTAAACGGCTCGCCATTCACCTCGCTGTCAACCAGGCGTTCGCAAGCTCGAGAATCTGCGGGCTGTGACCTAAAGTGTGCAGAAGGACGTCTTTGCAGTAAAACAAACCAAATAGAGCAGCATACCTGAAGCGAGCGACGATAGTGACCCGGCCGTGCTGCCGCCGCCCTCGTACGCGTAGTTGCGCAGGTCGTCAAACGGCGGCGCGTTGGGGTCGCCGTCCGCGCGCCGCTTGTGGTCCTCGATGAACATGCCCACGTTGGTCTCCCCTGGCAGCGCCACGCCCACGCCGCCCAGCGCGCCCAGCGGCCCTACGCCCAGACCCACGCCCATCAACGGATCTACAACAACACAACTGCTGTAATTCTCACAGTATCAACTACACAAGCTTGCACTTGACGCGCAAAATTTAACTTAACGTCACACTTTTACTACACTTTTAAAACTTGAATTTTTTCCCTCAACTTATTGCTGCACTGGCAACgaaaacttaatttaaaaaagcgTTAAGAAGAAAACGTAAAGTTATGAGACTGAAGGAACGTTTTATATAAGAGCTCTCCCGCGCTAATAGAAAACGGTATTACACGCAAGAGCTCACATCTCGGTGACATCAGCTGCTATAAATTTGCTCGGTCATCAGAAGCCCTTTCCCCTCATTAGGTCGCGCCAGTACAAACAATATGAGCGCAACATGGATCTAGATTTTTTGCTATCCGCTGGCATCATGAAGGGTCATTTGGGACAAGAACAAATTGAATTACTTAGCTAAACGCTCGGTTATGTCATAAATCGTTTAGGGACTTCGCATCACGTTGAGGCATTCATTATTTGGAAACCAGAAACTTGATTAACGAGCGTTGTAATTTTCggtgaaaaaatatgtttttattttcttattattaaactataaAAGGGAATATAGAAATGAGGTTAGTGACGCTGCTGCGTGACGTGACCCTCTTTTCAATCTTTAACAAACTTGGTTTGGAATAAAACTTACATGGCATCTTAGCGGGAGCATGATCAGGTAAGGGCCCGCCTATAGGTATCTGCAGGGGGGTGATGTCGAAGGCGGTCATGTCGTCCTCGCCGCCGCCCTCATCATCATAGTTGATGATGTTCTCTcgcacatcatcatcaggtccaGGGTACTTGACGTGCGCCTCGCGCCGCCGGTTGTACACCACGAACACCAGCACCAGGACTAGGGGAAACATTTACACTCAGTTAAGGTCACAGCACACATACACGTAACGTAAACGGATCGCCTTTCACCCGAGCTTGTTCTGAGCCGAGAAAATTACGTTACGATTCCCATTAGAGTGCGTTGTAGTAGGTAGTTTGTTGCAAAGAATACTGAACAGCTCGAGTTGATACGGTGACGATCCCTTTACGAGTTGATATGTGTTATGTGACCATTAAAAAGATAATTTATTGTCATGTGTTTGATGAAAGTGGATCAAGGATCAAGAGGACTTTCTTAGTCAGACAACACACAGAACGGAAATAGATACCTACTGAACAGGCAACCCAATACtttaatttttaaagtttaaaatatctGTCTGTATACCAGTATCTAGTACCAGTTGAGATCCGAACGCCGAAACCTTCGGTACTTTCGCTATGACTACTCCAGACCACAGGGTCAGGGTCAATAACATCGTATAAATGGAAATGATTTCCCAAAAGTCAGAAAGATAAGGAAAACAATTATCTACGCTACAAGTTAAGCCGGTCACAAAAGTTATAATCAAATTAAGTATCTAAGTCAATAATGCTTCGATATTTCGATATCTGATTTCAAATCAGCCAGGGGGAAATCTTCAAAGCTAACGAGATACATATTCCTGAAATTCAATTACTTGTTAACTCAGAAATGAAATCATACctaataggtatgtattttcTTAGGCGATGATACTTCAGCTCGTTATTAGgaaatttataatgtaataCCGAGGGTCGGACTGTTCAGTAATATCAATTTCCGATAGCGACCTGATAAGAAAGGACAAAGGAGATTGATTTTcgaatataatttaatattcaaaatCTGCGGCCCTCAAtcaatattcaaataaattaaatcataaaattttcAGTAATAATGCATGGCTTTGTTGCAAATGTACATTTAATTAGTAGGTTTTTGTTTGTCGCGTGTACGTGTGTccgatatttaattaatattgtaaaattattactCATTATACTTTCATAAATTGGACATAACGAACTATTACGAACGCCtacgtaaaaatatattgggtaagtatatacattattataaattagatCGATTTATAAGGTAATGTGACAAAGCAACAACAgtaataattcattatttaaaactataaaagcaTTTCTATGAATATGGATGTAAAACTAAGAACACTTCAGACGATAAAGTGACATCATATTATTGGTTGTACTTTAATAGAGGATGTTTACTATTGACTTACAGACAGTTACTGGCTCTATTTTAGCTTAAGAAATGGGCATATTAAAACTTTATACGGCTTCGACACACAGGATAATGGCAGTTCGGACTTTCGGAGTTAAGTTTCAAACATTTAAGTGCTCGTGGGGCGAAACGACCGTAATACTGCATGTCGAAGCGACTAAAACATGGAATTGAAAAGTACGGATGAAGCATGCAAAACAAATATGGTAGCGCTCACCTAATAACATAAACATACAGACAATGATAGCTATAATGAAATCCCTGGAGGGGGTGATGATGCCGGAGGCGAGCAGCTCGAGCTCGCAGTCGTGGCCCGCGTAGCCGAAGGAGCAGAGGCAGTCGTAGCGGCGCGCGGGCTCGCGGTCCACGCACGTGCCCCCGTGGCGGCACGGCGCCGCGCGGCACTCGTCCACGTTCACGCAgcctccgccgccgcgcaccgACCCGCCCGGGCACCTGCGCACCGCCACGTCACTACCGGCCCGCACGCGCACTGAGCTCGACCATGCTCTACACTAAGCTATACACTACATACGATACGACTATGTGCTGGATGAGAGTGAGGTGAGTGAAAGGGGAGCCGGGGTGctcactcataatgataagGAGGCAGACGAGTATGGCGGCGAGCGCGCCCATGCTGAGCTTGAGCGTGCGGCCCTCCTGCACCAGCTCGCAGTTCTCGCCCCAGAAGCCCTCGGGGCAGTGGCAGCGGTAGCCGGGCTCGCGGTTGCTGCAGCTGCCTCCGTTGCGGCACGGGAAGTACAAGCACTCGTTCTTGTCCACGCACCCCTTGCCGTCGCCCGACAGCACCAGACCCTCACCGCAGCTGGGATTAGTGGGAATTGCACGTGACAGTTAatacacatatacatatatatggtTATATGTCGTGTTAGATTTTAAGCTTTAGTTGGGAATATAGGCTGTAATactaattgaaaatattattataatgtaaaagttagtaagtagttattatAGTGATGTGATAACTTACGAgtattagattttttatatggttaaatgataaaaatattgtaatgatGATTTGATGAATTTTAATatggttaaataaatgtaaaaatggtatgaaaaaaataaataaatatgcgtTATGAATAAGTATGAATTGTCGAATCTCAGTGCGCAGTACAGGAAATTATaacacaaaaaacttaaaacgaACACATTGTGAAATTGTGATGAGATAAATGGAAACAAAATTTTGATGGGAACTTGATTTAAAAGTTATTGACTTTGATAAAATTGATCAGTAATTGAAAAGTGattaaaattagttctgaaTAAGAAATCTTTTAAAGGAAACGGGACTTcagtattttaaatgttcaaCTTCAACAGTAATATCAAATCCAAAAATTATAAGAATGTAGCAATACTCACGTGCACTCATACTCGTTCCAGAGGTCGACGCAGACGAAGGGCTCGGTGCAGTGCACGTTGATGCAGGGGCTGTTGGAGGGGCAGTTGCGGTCCAGGTTGCGCGCCATGGTGGCCTGCCCCCACTGCGTGCCGTTCATGGCCGGCGGCAGCGGCAGGTGCTTGCCCTCCAGCCTGATATCATCCAGGCAACCCTTCTGGAAGTCAGCGTACACCTCGAACGTCCTCACGCCCGTGTACTCGGCTTTACCACCCGCGTATACTCCCTCTTGCTTGTCCACCAGCAGCCACTGGTGACCCTCGAAGGTGAAGGTCTCGTTGTACCTCCTCCCTTCACCCCCGTCCACTTCTAGTGTGGCGGCGCTGCCGTACCGGCTGACGCGCGCGATGTGCCACTGCCCGTCGTCCACCGCCACGGAGTTCAGCCACACGTCGCGCTCCTCCGTCCGCAATGAGTTCAAGTTGTAACGGAAATGGAGTCGCGCATCCTTGACCTCCAGGATTCCGTACTCCCTGTTGTGTTGATCACTCACACGGAATAGCTCTCCGTGCGGCTCGCGCGTTCGGAATCGCAGCTGAATTTGGGTACTGAACCTGTCAGGCTCGAAGCTGAGTGCAAATTTAACGTAGCTCTGTGGTCTGAAGCTTGTAGGAGTGGTTGGGAGGTTGCAGGACGGCCCGGTCCAGCCAGGCAGACACTGACACCGAGCTTCGGAGAAGCTTCCGACACAGGTGCCGTGCTCCCAGCACCTAGATGTGGTATCAGCTTGGTTGCAGATTTCTTCAGTTTGTGGGCAGCCCGCAACGGAGTTCCTCGAGAGTCCCGGGTGAGCCAGGTCGTACAGTTTGCTGTTATGAATTAGATTGCGAATGCATCCATCAAATCCTTTTCCGATCGGCATATACTGCCAATGATAATGGGTGGGATCAAAGTGCTCGATGTACAGACCACCTATTTGCAAAGGCGCATTCACATTCAAATATTCATTAAATGGAGGAATAGTTCCGGAAGCCTGACACGATGAATCATCGAACTCTGGCGGTGTGCCATCTTCCATTTCCTGAATATCAGCAGATTTACAATAGTCGACGACCATTCTTACATTTTCAGTATCCCAGAATATATCGACCCTGTGCCATTCGCCATCGTCTAAGCTTTTCTTGGTTTTGACCCGTAGTTCAAGGGTACCAGAACCGAAATCAATTAGGAGCCTGGGGTATCCCCTTTCCAATTCGACCGATATGAAATCTGATACCATTATTTCTTCAGGTTCCGGAGGTACAATGGGTCCATTGTAAATAAGCACACCTTCGGATTTGCGTGTTATGAATTCGAAGCTCAAATGTGAGCTGTCACACATTTCAAGGGACGGGTACCACGCCCACCCAGTTCCTCTGAAGCTTCGAGACGTTTGTTGACATCTGGGACCCGTGTACCCGGGTGGACATGAGCAAGTAAGGCCGTATTTGCCTTCAATACACCGACCACCATTATAACAAGGCGAAGTTCGGCAAGTTTCGGCTTGAGTGAAGTTCCTCGCACCACATGTGCATTCTGCAATAACATCAACTCGTACCCCAACCAGAGCAGTTTTATTTGCATTAACCATGTACGGTAGATTACTGATGTCGAGAACATTCGTACATGAACCTTCGCACTGTTGGTTTTCATACAAGCATTCATCTATGCCGACCATTGTAATGTTGATACCCACGGCACGTTCAATCTCTTCTCTGTGCATTAGAACAACACCGTTTAATCTTATTGGCTTGTAATAATGGGCACCATGTGCTGAAAAGCGTATGTCTGTAATGGGAGGATGCTTTTTCCTCAGCTGCACGCTGAATACGTCGATATTATCTCGTTCTGTATTCAATAAATCTGCAAGTTTATCTTTGAAAATATCCAATTTGCTTCTTGACACACTCAGAGTTTTATAATTCCAAACTCTCACAAAGTCTTCGTCGGAAATACCCGATATCCGGAGTGAGCCTGAGTTTATGATAGCTTCATGGGATATTTCTTTAACGTACACGGTTACATTAGCTGGTACACCGGTTTGTGTATGTTTTCTGTCATAAGCTTTGAATTTCAGATGATACCTCCCCTCTCTAGTTTTGTGTTTCATCTGTATCATTCCAGTTTCTTCATTCAATGTAAAGTTAGGATGTTCAGAACTCTCCCAGAAGAATTTCTTGTCTGGTAAATCCCAGTCATCGAGATCGTAGACATATACTCGTCCGATTTCAGTATCTGGGGCTTGGCCTTGGTAATTATAAACAAGTATTTCCTTAGATCCAGGTTGCATCTTATTGTCATTGACATCACCAATAACAACAGTTAGTGTACTAGTTCCTGTCATCGCTGGGTTTCCATGATCTTTAATAATGATGGGAATATGGTACTCTTTTTGTTGTTCTCTGTCAAAAGATCTAAGAGACGAAACAATAGCCATACCATCACCATTGGCACCCTTTTGATCTTGTTCCACTTTGAAAGAAGCTCTAATAATGTCATCTGCTCCAGGGTCAAGCCTAAATTGGAATGGCGGACCATTGCTTTTAGACCGATCATCGTCATCAGTAGCCAAAATTTCAGCAACTTTTTTAGGAGTTATATGCTCCGTTAGTACTGGTCTATAATCTTTTAAGAATGTCGGAGCGTTATCATTTATATCTTGAACAATGACAGTAAGAGTAGCCGTAGCAGTTCTTGGTGGAACACCGTCGTCAATAGCTAATATTTTAACTTGATGACGAGGAGTATCTTCTCGATCTAAAGCTCTCTGTATACTGACCGTACCTTCTTGGTTGATGGAAAACTGACGCTTTCTATCTGACGATCTATCAATAGCATACGATACTTTACTTTTGCCACCCTGGTCAGGATCAGTGGCCTTGAAAGTTTCTAAACTTTTACCAACTTCTGCGTTTTCATACACTGATACTTCAATATTAGCTCTATCAAACTGTGGTTTATTGTCATTTATATCTCTTAGCTTAACTACAACCCATGAGTAAGCTACATGATACTTGTCATTGTCGTTATCTTCTCCTTTGTCATTAACTTGTATCCTAAACCGAAAACCGTTACTTTGTAACTGATCTTCGTAGTCAAGAGGCTGCACAATTTTTAGTGACCCTGTACCATCGTTATTCCTCACCATTGTGAACTTATCAGCACCATATCCGCTGTTTTCAATTACTTTATATTGGAATTTATTGGTTTCATCTTCGTCATGTACAGTAACTGTCAGAATAGGCATTTCTGGTAGGTTAGTGCCATCTGTTTCATCAACCTCTGTAAACCATTCATCCTTTGTAAATTGTGGTGGCATATCGTTAATATCTTTAACTCTTATAGATGCTGTCCCAGTACCCTTTAACCCCCCTCCATCTGACGCTACTATTTGTATAGAATAATCTGGTGTCCTCTCGCGATCCAAACAACACACAGCCGTTTTAATCACACCAGTTTCAGCTTCTATTTCAAAAATAGGCGATCCAGTTTCTTCCTCTATGACATTCTTTTCTATAGAATACCAGAGTTTTGCATTATTACTTTCTGCTGGATCGTCATAATCTATAGCAGTCATAGTCATTACAACCATGCCAGCTGTACCATTTTCTGTGACATTTCCAAAATAAACTCCTTGTGGGAAAATGGGGGCATTGTCGTTTATATCTTTGAGATTAACTTGGACATCTGCGTATCCCACTAGTCCCTCTCCACCTTCATCTTGAGCAAATACAGTGAATCGCCACTGTGGCCTGCCGTTGGGCTGGTCACGGTCCAATGGCTGTAaacagtattttatatttaataaaagtaaataatattaaatgggTACTATTTCAAGGTAATGTTTGAGTAATATCAGTAAATGGAACTAGCTGAATAGCAGCGAAGTCATTGCATTGGATTAAGGATTGCAATTGTGCTTTGAGAATTCAAAGCACGCTTTCACATCGGGCGAATATCCGTTTGCTCATACTAGCTTGTAGCCGAGGAATGCAATCCCAAGCGACTAGTGCGCTCTCGCAACTGTAGAGGAAACCAAAGGTAATTTGGTTGGTAAAAATGAAATTCTGCTGACACTCTTATGCATACTTTTGCTAAGCAAATCACAAACCTTCAGAACGAATATTTCTCCAGTGGTTCGATTGATGTCAAACTTGCTGTTGGCTGGGTTGTCGGGGTCAATGCCCTGTCCAGTCAAGAAGTACACAATGTTCTGCTGTCGATCTTTGTCGCCATCGGTAGCCGTaacctatacatataaattttatgttatcaAAGGGCTCAATCATTATGCCTCAAAAAACAGAAtgttaagataagataagatattctttatttgcacacaaaaatatggacaacaatacaaaacttaatctaacacatatgtacaaatggcggtcttatcgcttaaagcgatttcttccagacaacctttgggtggaaggatatttagatGTAAAGAAGGGTAAAGTGTACTAGGAATAAAGAatatatcataaatatttaatataccaaTACATATactacctacaatatatttacatatataatttatatacctagcatcataatatataatatattaaaatatatattaatatataataaaatacataccacgttacttatatataataataagcatATTAAAGAGGATATAGTGATCTTCATTCAAGAGCCGAGGAAATGGTCTTTTAACATCCTTTTGAATGAGGCCAATGACGGTGCTTTCCGTATACTAAGTGGGAGATCGTTCCATAAAGTGATGAATGTTGTAAATGAAACTaaataaagttacaaaaattCATACGCCCATATTCCACTTTGATTGGTTACAATGATGTGAGCTCGCACGTTTTTCTGTTGAAATATTTGCTAGCTTTGTGATAGCTGATATTTGATTGCATATCGTGATGTTTAATATTCATTCGTCAACACCACGGGTcaaaatatagaaataataatGCCTATATGGGTCAAACACTAATTAGTCGAATAtacatgtatttttgtaaacttttATAACAACCAAGTATTAATGTGGTTTAAGTCATGAAAATGGTTTAggtataaaacaaatatttaaagtaaagGTTCCGAAAGTTGGGCTTGTGTTTACCGTTGTTTGTTTGTGAGATCTCGGTACTTACTGAGACTTGCAGAAAGTTGAAACGTTATCGATGCCAGCGGCTGTTTCTGTACTGCCATAAATATATGACCAAAGGCGGTAAACTTACCTTTGAAAAAGATTTATGAACAATAAATAAGATGAAAATACctaaatgatttttattttaggaaaaagAACAAGGAATTTTATTGAAGTGGCGCAGTTTGCAGCTTCACCTTGAACAGGGTATTAATCTAGAAATACCGCCGCTCATTAATATGGATACTAGTATTGCCTATTTAGCACGGTTCATTTCTCTTCATAGTGTAGAGACCGATATGAATTTTAAAAGACGGCGGCTGATTATGAACCCGCCAACACGTTGTTTGCGGCGGAAGTGCCGGCTACTGCACTAACTTTATCTTCATTCTCGAAGCATCCAACAAAGAGACtattaaaaagtttcagtttcagcatTTTCGCTGCACTGATCTATACCTAGAGTGACCGTCCTTACAACTATCTCTATCGAGAGGaggtgagttttttttaaattaacacCATAGCTATAATCCCCACAGTTTGACggctgaatggcgtagtggatagtgaccctgactgctatgccaaaggttccgggttcgattcccggctggggcaaatatttgtttaaagacagatatttgtactcgggtcttggttgttgatatttatatttagtatctatctatctatgtatttgtgtagatttatcagttgtccgacacccataacacaggttctgcctagct
This is a stretch of genomic DNA from Plutella xylostella chromosome 4, ilPluXylo3.1, whole genome shotgun sequence. It encodes these proteins:
- the LOC105380345 gene encoding neural-cadherin isoform X4, whose translation is MMAWAKQTSGALLCALALVLHARALTLLPHDVRPGHAVRHFLGNHSRYTLIDPEFSPYFTMLDDGLLMTTADLAPLLGRPLNLAVLEQTPYSTSAHTVNLLVVDRRRMLHFPTVKGLRGEIPENAPPGTVVELPPLRATAILDVGPIAYKIIKGNEDSKFALRDKAKGEFIPNVKSVVTDGDVEIIATRALDTEAKSSYDLVIQATDMHGATKANLPLRVDVTNENDHAPEFEQEIYYFAVNGTHDSNGPNGTARWQRFSNIGEVKAHDFDGDRVYYSLETPSNLAVIVPQTGELILAGEPDGHEAQLRVLAHDTGNPPRKSRPARVVLEFVVRDDKVLPTLHREKRRVTRAVRPTKRIEFTEADGEVEGRAVFTLEKETDRETFKIRDENPWVTVEPSGVVKVKKKWDYEELGPEKTIDFWVTITNAGNGVALKYTDNQRVIIHVKDVNDEPPYFINRPLPMQTVVQLNAAPNTPVFTLQARDPDTDHNIHYFIVRDRTGGRFEVDERSGVVRTRGTDPFQLDMEYVLYVKAEDQSGRVDERRFQSTPEERLSIVGGKRAPQFYLPSYEAEIAENQKKDSDIISVKAKSFADREIRYTLKAQGQGAGTFNIGPTSGIVKLAKELDFEDLRQPHVYSLVVTATEDSGGFSTSVELTIRVTDVNDNAPKFELPDYQAHNVDEDIPLGTSILKVKAMDADSGKNAEIEYLVSDDHFSVDSNGIITNNKQLDADNNNAYYEFTVTAKDKGEPAKTGAATVRVYTKNKNDEEPKFSQQVYTPNVDENAGPNTLVTTVVASDKDGDNVRFGFVGGGTSSGQFVIEEITGVIRLHNKAISLDRDKYELNVTAMDDGACCVNGDATIHTSTAVVVVFITDVNDNKPIFKDCPTYFPKVEEGAPNGSPVIKVHATDEDKGVNGQVKYSIVQQPNQKGTKFTVDEETGEVSTNKVFDREGDDGKFVSVTVKATDQGEPSLEGVCSFTVEITDVNDNPPLFDRQKYVENVKQDASIGTNILRVSASDEDADNNGAIVYTLSAPYNPADIEYFEIQPESGWIVLKKPLDRETYKLEAMAQDKGFPPLSRTVEVQIDVVDRANNPPVWDHTVYGPIYIRENLPVGAKVVSVKASSGIENNPTVFYRLMPGSTAQTNKFHTFYLQQRADNGFTWADIKVNHPLDYESIKEYNLTIRVENNGAQQLASEATVFIMLEDVNDEIPLFTEREQETVLEGEPIGTKVTQVNAIDKDGTFPNNQVYYYIVDSPRNEGKDFFEISMQTGEIFTKVVFDREKQGAYALEVEARDGAPSARPNSDNQPNSVTKFIRIGIADKNDNPPYFDKELYEAEVDENEDIQHTVLTVTAKDHDESSRIRYEITSGNIGGAFAVKNMTGAIYVAGALDYETRKRYDLSLVASDGRNENCTRVVVRVLDVNDLPPRFSRAAYTTSALEETGPFPHSLIQVTATDGDKDRQQNIVYFLTGQGIDPDNPANSKFDINRTTGEIFVLKPLDRDQPNGRPQWRFTVFAQDEGGEGLVGYADVQVNLKDINDNAPIFPQGVYFGNVTENGTAGMVVMTMTAIDYDDPAESNNAKLWYSIEKNVIEEETGSPIFEIEAETGVIKTAVCCLDRERTPDYSIQIVASDGGGLKGTGTASIRVKDINDMPPQFTKDEWFTEVDETDGTNLPEMPILTVTVHDEDETNKFQYKVIENSGYGADKFTMVRNNDGTGSLKIVQPLDYEDQLQSNGFRFRIQVNDKGEDNDNDKYHVAYSWVVVKLRDINDNKPQFDRANIEVSVYENAEVGKSLETFKATDPDQGGKSKVSYAIDRSSDRKRQFSINQEGTVSIQRALDREDTPRHQVKILAIDDGVPPRTATATLTVIVQDINDNAPTFLKDYRPVLTEHITPKKVAEILATDDDDRSKSNGPPFQFRLDPGADDIIRASFKVEQDQKGANGDGMAIVSSLRSFDREQQKEYHIPIIIKDHGNPAMTGTSTLTVVIGDVNDNKMQPGSKEILVYNYQGQAPDTEIGRVYVYDLDDWDLPDKKFFWESSEHPNFTLNEETGMIQMKHKTREGRYHLKFKAYDRKHTQTGVPANVTVYVKEISHEAIINSGSLRISGISDEDFVRVWNYKTLSVSRSKLDIFKDKLADLLNTERDNIDVFSVQLRKKHPPITDIRFSAHGAHYYKPIRLNGVVLMHREEIERAVGINITMVGIDECLYENQQCEGSCTNVLDISNLPYMVNANKTALVGVRVDVIAECTCGARNFTQAETCRTSPCYNGGRCIEGKYGLTCSCPPGYTGPRCQQTSRSFRGTGWAWYPSLEMCDSSHLSFEFITRKSEGVLIYNGPIVPPEPEEIMVSDFISVELERGYPRLLIDFGSGTLELRVKTKKSLDDGEWHRVDIFWDTENVRMVVDYCKSADIQEMEDGTPPEFDDSSCQASGTIPPFNEYLNVNAPLQIGGLYIEHFDPTHYHWQYMPIGKGFDGCIRNLIHNSKLYDLAHPGLSRNSVAGCPQTEEICNQADTTSRCWEHGTCVGSFSEARCQCLPGWTGPSCNLPTTPTSFRPQSYVKFALSFEPDRFSTQIQLRFRTREPHGELFRVSDQHNREYGILEVKDARLHFRYNLNSLRTEERDVWLNSVAVDDGQWHIARVSRYGSAATLEVDGGEGRRYNETFTFEGHQWLLVDKQEGVYAGGKAEYTGVRTFEVYADFQKGCLDDIRLEGKHLPLPPAMNGTQWGQATMARNLDRNCPSNSPCINVHCTEPFVCVDLWNEYECTCPGGSVRGGGGCVNVDECRAAPCRHGGTCVDREPARRYDCLCSFGYAGHDCELELLASGIITPSRDFIIAIIVCMFMLLVLVLVFVVYNRRREAHVKYPGPDDDVRENIINYDDEGGGEDDMTAFDITPLQIPIGGPLPDHAPAKMPYPLMGVGLGVGPLGALGGVGVALPGETNVGMFIEDHKRRADGDPNAPPFDDLRNYAYEGGGSTAGSLSSLASGTDDETHEYDYLGAWGPRFDKLADMYGPQDDEQL